A stretch of the Microcoleus sp. FACHB-672 genome encodes the following:
- a CDS encoding DUF4178 domain-containing protein, which produces MVSVSIQDQLEQLRAGDRVKCHGLQWQVTDYSTYQDANGYETAEWLLRSGGGTEYYLLREVDPQNPETLVHWYLASEIAHPALFQPNSEDNVLLNLWGDMQGQKTPYPELRCFGKNYYFESQTQGSYEGEEENTSRITWDYWDRSHQWNLAIEAWPDRELHVYTSKVVKPEEFSDIEKGVFTPTQTQDSRSISVAQVVAASLFLLVGLYLLIFG; this is translated from the coding sequence ATGGTTTCTGTTTCTATTCAAGATCAACTCGAACAGCTACGTGCCGGTGATCGCGTAAAGTGTCATGGCCTTCAATGGCAGGTTACAGATTACAGTACCTACCAAGACGCCAATGGCTATGAAACAGCCGAGTGGTTGCTGCGATCTGGAGGCGGTACAGAATATTACTTGCTTCGAGAAGTCGATCCTCAAAATCCAGAAACACTCGTCCACTGGTATCTCGCTTCAGAAATTGCTCATCCCGCTCTTTTCCAGCCAAACTCTGAAGATAACGTGCTGCTCAATCTTTGGGGGGATATGCAGGGGCAAAAAACACCTTACCCAGAATTGCGATGCTTTGGTAAAAACTACTACTTTGAGTCTCAAACTCAAGGTAGTTATGAGGGAGAAGAGGAAAACACGTCTCGCATCACTTGGGATTACTGGGATCGTTCGCACCAGTGGAATTTAGCAATTGAAGCGTGGCCGGATAGGGAATTGCACGTTTACACGTCTAAAGTCGTAAAACCCGAAGAGTTTTCTGATATTGAAAAAGGAGTTTTTACTCCCACTCAAACACAAGATTCGCGTTCAATCTCCGTGGCGCAAGTGGTGGCAGCATCTTTGTTCCTACTTGTGGGACTTTATCTGCTAATATTCGGATAA
- a CDS encoding spermine synthase: protein MATSLFIEHHANGLAFYINGDLQFDTADEALYHEYLVIPTIALAVQRFPENDLRVLICGGGDGLAARDVLRFSQVSHIDLVDCNPEVLELANTAFKPYNTGSLENDRVTVYPQEALEFVSTVADNSYHAIICDFTYPTCPEDTTIYSREWFQQINRVLISGGTISTNGVSPENRSNGFWCLYQTLLSAGLKAKPLQLEIPSFHSHGYGNWGFFLGSQAQIIASEIEAIVFPEDLETLTHEKLFQTFVFSEEIANSRHDVTIHTLECPQLFYYLLNPSFELTEKENAGKTINFLDIQESGTAILGSRDLLKLESMAQAWLEQMYESSASPDAQPNISKLLPVQHRYHSPKMTREGLAYLRHLLGEIDLSRLLNTLLERSQELPPKIAGELKQLAEKIRAGQPIVNLPPKTAEFLMMLSVTLLMANLLTPDAVFAKGYSSGTSSGYSSGTSSGYSSGSSIYYADGYINWELKILGLVLIGIGGSWLSNIFNPSDSNNDE from the coding sequence ATGGCAACTTCCCTATTTATTGAACATCACGCGAACGGCCTCGCTTTCTATATCAATGGCGATTTGCAGTTTGATACTGCTGATGAGGCACTTTATCATGAATATTTGGTTATTCCAACGATTGCTTTAGCCGTTCAAAGATTTCCAGAAAACGATCTACGTGTTCTCATCTGTGGCGGTGGGGATGGATTAGCCGCACGAGATGTCTTAAGGTTTTCGCAAGTCAGTCATATAGATTTAGTGGACTGTAACCCGGAAGTTTTAGAACTCGCAAATACAGCTTTTAAGCCTTATAATACCGGCAGCTTAGAAAATGATCGGGTAACAGTTTACCCTCAAGAAGCCTTAGAGTTTGTCTCGACGGTTGCAGATAATTCCTATCACGCTATCATTTGCGATTTTACTTATCCGACTTGTCCAGAAGATACAACTATCTACAGTAGGGAATGGTTTCAACAAATCAATCGGGTTCTCATCTCAGGCGGAACTATTAGCACCAACGGGGTTTCTCCTGAAAATCGCTCAAACGGTTTTTGGTGTTTGTATCAAACTTTATTATCGGCTGGATTGAAAGCCAAGCCATTACAATTAGAGATTCCTTCTTTTCACAGTCATGGCTATGGAAATTGGGGCTTTTTTTTGGGTTCTCAGGCACAAATTATTGCTTCTGAGATAGAAGCTATCGTCTTTCCTGAAGATTTAGAGACGCTAACTCACGAAAAGCTATTTCAAACTTTTGTATTTTCAGAGGAAATTGCCAACAGCCGTCATGATGTGACGATTCACACACTGGAGTGTCCCCAGCTATTTTATTATTTGCTCAATCCTTCGTTTGAATTGACAGAGAAAGAGAATGCCGGCAAGACAATAAATTTTTTAGATATTCAGGAATCTGGGACAGCGATATTAGGTTCTCGTGATTTGCTCAAGCTGGAATCAATGGCACAGGCATGGCTAGAGCAAATGTATGAATCTTCTGCTTCACCTGATGCTCAACCAAATATTAGTAAATTGCTGCCGGTGCAGCATCGCTATCACAGCCCTAAAATGACAAGGGAAGGGTTAGCATATCTCAGGCATCTGTTAGGAGAAATCGACCTTTCGCGTTTATTGAACACTTTGTTAGAGCGTTCTCAGGAACTTCCGCCAAAGATTGCCGGTGAACTCAAACAATTAGCTGAAAAAATTCGTGCCGGCCAGCCAATTGTCAACCTTCCTCCCAAAACCGCTGAATTTTTAATGATGTTATCAGTAACGCTGTTAATGGCAAACCTACTGACGCCAGATGCAGTGTTTGCTAAAGGGTATTCTTCAGGAACAAGCAGTGGGTATTCTTCAGGAACAAGCAGTGGATATTCTTCGGGCAGTAGCATCTATTATGCAGACGGCTACATTAACTGGGAACTTAAGATTTTAGGTTTAGTTCTTATAGGAATTGGAGGAAGTTGGCTTTCTAACATTTTCAATCCATCGGATAGCAACAATGATGAATGA